The DNA region cactacctcCCGCCCCCAGCAAAAAatcctcggcctcgcctCCAAACTCAACCGCACCCCCGCCCCTAGACCACCCCCTCTCAAAGTCGACCCCTTGTTCggtccctcctcttcctcctccaccggctccctctccacctcccgctCCAGCCTCTTTAACCGCACCGTCGGCAAAAAGGAAACCCAAGTCTTCtccgccatcatcaaccgcGACGCCAAAGAATCCCTCAGCAAAGAATCCAGCggcaccctctccaacctgaCCACCGCCTTGTTCATGACAAACGCCGGCCTCCAAACCCCCGACATCCGTCTCCGTCCTACCAGCGGCCGTACCGTCCCCGTCAAGAGCAACGATCCCGCCAGAGCGTTCAAGGTGCTCAACGCGCTGTGCAGACACAATAACTTGTCGAACACGGTCAGGGAGCAGAGGTTCCATGAGCGGCCGGCgctcaagaggaa from Podospora pseudopauciseta strain CBS 411.78 chromosome 6, whole genome shotgun sequence includes:
- a CDS encoding hypothetical protein (COG:S; EggNog:ENOG503P6MY) — its product is MFELPTNSEIAVPSARLQENNSKPLTVLSTSTAAPRISVINCFRPLAQICRTATSSSTKPSPLLLNLTQTSHFSTARVLRREATAAATSPSTTTTTTTSRPQQKILGLASKLNRTPAPRPPPLKVDPLFGPSSSSSTGSLSTSRSSLFNRTVGKKETQVFSAIINRDAKESLSKESSGTLSNLTTALFMTNAGLQTPDIRLRPTSGRTVPVKSNDPARAFKVLNALCRHNNLSNTVREQRFHERPALKRKRKLRERWRTRFKDGFVAVIDRTMELRKQGW